One Hippoglossus stenolepis isolate QCI-W04-F060 chromosome 9, HSTE1.2, whole genome shotgun sequence genomic region harbors:
- the arid5a gene encoding AT-rich interactive domain-containing protein 5A codes for MAQEDQRETSQQTEEKRTMNQASPAVIEIHDSTTECEEETRPSPVQMEEKAFVSSLHSFMKEKGSPIERIPHLGFKQINLWRIYKAVEKRGGYDLVTTQRLWKKVYDELGGSPGSTSAATCTRRHYERLVLPFERHINGDEDKPLPPSKPRKPYKRNLDGKIKKVEVKRKRSQSDREMDSETQRSPEVACQSEPVIHPHSALWAAASDRHYPDCSQPIRAPTDLCTSVYALLPVSTSNPWTAHITSAAAAEVISPLEKKKRMAQASLNLPPSPQSEDKERPSVIRCSQSPARASSSHNCSSSDDGSPLPLSSSSSRSPSPLSVSSEDEPTGNEDKPASSSKLSPNCCSSVTSNCGEDNVSVSCTQVSKDSAGPNKHISQVSSQLLIADSIKSQIRDWEPVHKVGSKYFTHPFQSTSTSSFTKVIPKSVQLMRPAPMRPSYKIHQGRLVHQDDHQTHAKKLSNVVPWVYPTEKREKSRTMQQKSPVSQQSVSQATASLPVLCVLSSYDKSGRDSRHPPPFHPVFLPNRMRLPQSQLMYRHIPMGPAPSALAGSVVYPYPYPVPLLNPHIGYTLPAMNPSYPHKL; via the exons ATGG CTCAAGAGGACCAGAGAGAGACGTCCcagcagacagaagagaagcGGACCATGAACCAG GCTTCTCCCGCTGTTATCGAGATTCATGACTCTACGACTGAATGTGAGGAAGAGACGAGGCCCAGTCCAgtgcagatggaggagaaggCTTTTGTGTCAAGTCTGCACTCTTTCATGAAGGAAAAAGGTTCACCTATAGAGAGGATCCCACATCTGGGCTTCAAACAGA TCAATCTTTGGAGGATCTACAAAGCCGTGGAGAAACGTGGAGGCTACGATTTG GTGACGACACAGCGTCTTTGGAAGAAAGTGTATGACGAGCTGGGAGGAAGTCCAGGCAGCACCAGTGCTGCTACATGCACTCGTAGGCACTATGAGAG GCTCGTGCTGCCATTTGAAAGACACATTAACGGAGACGAGGACAAACCTCTGCCCCCAAGCAAACCACGGAAACCGTACAAGAGAAACTTGGATGGGAAGATTAAAAAAGTAGAGGTTAAGAGAAAAAGGAGTCAGTCGGATAGAGAGATGGATTCTGAG ACCCAGAGGAGTCCAGAGGTCGCCTGCCAAAGTGAACCAGTGATTCATCCTCACTCTGCTCTCTGGGCTGCTGCGTCTGacagacactatccagactgctctcagccaatcagagccccCACTGATCTTTGCACTTCTGTCTACGCCCTTCTCCCAGTGTCCACATCTAATCCTTGGACTGCTCACatcacttctgctgctgctgcagaggtcatctctcctctggagaaaaaaaagcgcATGGCTCAGGCCAGCTTGAATTTGCCCCCGAGTCCACAGAGCGAGGATAAAGAAAGGCCCTCGGTCATCCGCTGCTCCCAGTCTCCAGCCCGGGCTTCTTCCAGCCACAACTGCAGCTCCTCCGATGATGGCTCCCCGCTGcctttatcctcctcctcttcccgcagcccctcccctctctctgtgtcatcagaggatgaaccaacaggaaatgaagaTAAGCCTGCATCAAGCTCAAAGCTGAGCCCAAACTGTTGTAGCTCTGTTACATCCAACTGTGGTGAGGACAATGTGTCTGTGAGCTGTACTCAGGTATCAAAAGACTCTGCAGGACCAAATAAGCACATCTCTCAGGTCAGCTCCCAATTACTAATCGCTGACTCAATAAAAAGCCAAATTAGAGATTGGGAGCCAGTCCACAAAGTGGGTAGCAAATATTTCACCCATCCTTTCCAGTCGACTTCTACCTCCAGTTTTACCAAAGTTATTCCAAAATCGGTTCAGCTTATGCGGCCTGCTCCCATGCGGCCGAGTTATAAAATCCACCAGGGCAGGTTGGTGCACCAGGACGACCATCAGACTCATGCTAAGAAGCTGAGCAACGTGGTTCCATGGGTTTATCCgacagagaagagggagaaatcCAGGACGATGCAACAGAAAAGTCCTGTCTCTCAGCAGAGTGTGTCCCAGGCCACCGCCTCCCTGCCGGTGCTGTGCGTCCTGTCAAGCTACGACAAATCAGGGAGAGACTCTCGGCATCCGCCTCCATTCCACCCTGTGTTTCTCCCCAACAGAATGAGACTACCACAGTCCCAGCTGATGTACCGTCATATACCAATGGGTCCAGCTCCCTCTGCTCTAGCTGGCTCGGTTGTTTATCCATATCCTTACCCTGTTCCACTGTTAAACCCTCACATTGGATACACCCTGCCTGCCATGAATCCAAGTTATCCTCACAAGCTCTGA